One bacterium DNA window includes the following coding sequences:
- the zapB gene encoding cell division protein ZapB, producing the protein MVTVKDGLDLLETRVNKLLEELERLRQVNRKLFTQIQVGSSDEISALKRENESLKEERELLKAKINQMLEQLKGV; encoded by the coding sequence ATGGTAACGGTAAAAGATGGTTTAGATTTACTTGAGACTCGAGTAAACAAGCTTCTGGAAGAATTAGAGCGTCTGCGGCAAGTAAACAGGAAGCTGTTTACTCAGATACAAGTTGGGTCTTCCGACGAAATCTCCGCTTTAAAGAGAGAAAATGAGTCCCTTAAAGAAGAAAGAGAACTTCTTAAGGCCAAGATAAACCAGATGCTGGAGCAGTTAAAAGGGGTATGA